From the genome of Bradyrhizobium sp. ORS 278:
CAGTCATGGGCACCGCGCTCACCGCAGCTCCACCACCGCCTTCTTCGACAAATGCTGGCCAAGGAACGTCACGTCCCAATTCGTCAGGCGCACGCAGCCGTGGGATTCCGTCTTGCCGACCTTGGCGGGCTCGGCGGTGCCGTGGATGCCGTAGCCGTTGCCGATGGAGAGGCCGATCCAATACGAACCGACGGGATTGTTCGGGCCGGGCTTGATGTCGAACGGCTTGCGGGCCTTCACGCCCTTGAACTTGTAGTCGGGATTGTAGCGGTAATTCGGGTTGGCATCGATCGAGTCCACCTTGAAGCTGCCGACCGGTGTCGGCTTGTCGTCGCTGCCGACGGTGGCCGGAAGCATCGCGACGCGGTTGCCGTCCTTATCGAAGGCCTGCACGGACTCGGCCTGTTTGTCGATGTCGAGACGGGTGATCTCCGGCACCGTCTCGTTCGGCTTCATGACGTTGGCGACGGCGATCTCCTCGCCGGCGCGATCGAACTTGCTCTTTGGATTCAAGGCCGCGAGCAGCGATTCGCTCATGTGGAACTTTTCCGCCAGCGCCTCGCGCGGCGAGGTATAGCCGAGTCGCGGCAGGTCCTTCATGTCCTCCATGTGCCGCGGCAGCGTCTTGAGGAACGGACCCTTCACGTCGTCGCGGGTGATCTTGTAGGTGACGATCGCAGGCGCCTGGTCCTGGCGCAGCGCGTCCCAGAGTTGCTGGGTCAGCTTCGAACCGCTGTCGAGCCCCCGCGCGCTGGCGAAGGCCGCCAGCGCCTTGCGGGCGTTGTCGCCGAAATGGCCGTCGATCTCGCCGGGCGAGACATGGGCGCGGTCGAGCAGCACCTGGGCGCGGATCGCCACGGGATCCATCTTGTCCTCGGCCGGCGGCCGGTTGCGCAGCTCGGCGCCGTTGACCGCATCCGCCGTCAACTCCGCGGCGCGCGCCGGAACTGCGAGCGCGGCAAGGAGCAGGAGCGGTATCCAGAGGCGACGCATGATCATGATCTCAAACGACTAAGGACGGCATCAACGTGGCGACCGCGGATAAGTTCGGACGACGGATGCCGGGCGATGAACGTCGCGGGCAGGTGTGACGACTATTCACGAAGACGGGTCTGCTGGCCCGGCGGTCGCGCGTCTGCTATCCCGGCGATGACCGCGTCACGAATTGCGTTCGCGAAGGATCGGTGTCGCATGGGACAGTCCGGAATTGCCGTCTTGCTTGGCGCGTTGTCACGTCCGCTGGCGCTGGCCGCCGCAAGCCTGATGGCGCTGACCCAGGCAGCCCCCGCCGCCGACACTGCCGAGGCGCCGAAGGGCGCCGCGGTCAGCGTGCTCAAGGCAACCAAGGCCTGTTTCGACAACACCGTCGAAGTGTCGGGCATGGTGCTCGCCCGCGATGAGACCGCGATCCGGCCGGACCGGCCCGGACTGAAGGTCGCCGAGGTGATGGTCGATGCCGGCGACACCGTCACGGCCGGGCAGAACCTGGCGCGGCTGACGCCGCCCGAGGGCGGCACGATCATGGTGCAGGCGCCGGTCGCCGGCACCATTCTGGCGTCCACCGCCACCATCGGCGCGCTGGCCTCGGGACGCGGTGAGGCGCTGTTCTCGATCATCGCCCGCAACGAATATGATCTCGTCGGGCTGGTGCCGTCAGCCCAGATCGGCAAGCTCGCGGTCAATCAGCCGGCGCGGATCCGCATCGTCGGTGCCGGCGAGGTCGACGGCAAGATCCGCCGCGTCGCGCCGACGGTCGAGCCGAACAGCCAGCTCGGCCAGGCCTTCATCGCCATCACCGGCACGACCCGGCTGCTGGTGAATTCGTTCGGCCGCGCGGTGATCAAGATCGGGCAGAGCTGCGGGGTCGCGGTGCCGCTGACGGCCATTCTCTATGATGCCGACGGCACCGT
Proteins encoded in this window:
- a CDS encoding L,D-transpeptidase, with protein sequence MRRLWIPLLLLAALAVPARAAELTADAVNGAELRNRPPAEDKMDPVAIRAQVLLDRAHVSPGEIDGHFGDNARKALAAFASARGLDSGSKLTQQLWDALRQDQAPAIVTYKITRDDVKGPFLKTLPRHMEDMKDLPRLGYTSPREALAEKFHMSESLLAALNPKSKFDRAGEEIAVANVMKPNETVPEITRLDIDKQAESVQAFDKDGNRVAMLPATVGSDDKPTPVGSFKVDSIDANPNYRYNPDYKFKGVKARKPFDIKPGPNNPVGSYWIGLSIGNGYGIHGTAEPAKVGKTESHGCVRLTNWDVTFLGQHLSKKAVVELR
- a CDS encoding efflux RND transporter periplasmic adaptor subunit, with translation MGQSGIAVLLGALSRPLALAAASLMALTQAAPAADTAEAPKGAAVSVLKATKACFDNTVEVSGMVLARDETAIRPDRPGLKVAEVMVDAGDTVTAGQNLARLTPPEGGTIMVQAPVAGTILASTATIGALASGRGEALFSIIARNEYDLVGLVPSAQIGKLAVNQPARIRIVGAGEVDGKIRRVAPTVEPNSQLGQAFIAITGTTRLLVNSFGRAVIKIGQSCGVAVPLTAILYDADGTVVQVVRAQRIETKRVEIGLMAGGQVEIKDGLAEGEIIVTRAGALLREGDPVRPVMASN